CTCGCGCCGAACTGCTGCGCGGCATAGAGGGCCATGATGGTGACCAGCAGGTAAAACACCATGAACTGGGCGAAATTGACCAGCCAGGCGAAGGCAAAGGTCGAGGTTATAAGGCGTGGGCGAGAGGACGTAGTGGTCACCTTCTTGGGGAGTGCATAAGACGAACGTCACAATCCTAGTAACCGGCCCCAAGTTCGCAGGCGAGCGGCCCCCACCTGCGGAAAAGCGAAAAGAGGTGTGATTTTCAACTGGTTTCTTAGGGTTTGTCGCGTAGCGCTCGGTACTAAGCTCAGGAGGCATGTCTGACAGTCTCTTTTCCACACCCATCGTGGACTTTTCTCGTGACGCAGCCGTGCTCATCGAGCACCCGGATCGCAGCCGCCAGGACATGTGTCCCGGTACCCTTCGGCTGCATAAGGCGGAGGACGGCCTCATCGGACGCGTGCGCTTCCCCGGCGGGCTCGTTCGCCCCGAGCAATGGAACGACATCGCCCGCCTGTCCACCGAGCTCGGCAACGGCACCGTCCACGTGACCACCCGCGGCAACATGCAGTTCCGCGGCGTGGAGGACTCCGCGGCATTCGCCGAGTTCGTCGAGAAGGCCGGGTTCCTGCCCTCCCGCGAGCACGACAAGCTGCGCAACATCATCGCCTCCCCGCGGGCGACCCACCTGTGGGGGCTCATTGACGACCTCGACCACAGCCTGCTGTCCTCCACCGATGTGATCGGCCTGTCCGGCCGCACCCTCTTCGGCTTCGACGCGGGCCAAGGCGACATCCTCTCCCAACACCCGGACTTCGGCGTGTTCGAAGAGGACGGCGGCTTCCGACTCATCCTGGGCGGCGCGCTCACCGACTACGTGGTCACCGACCGCGGCCTCGTCGGTGGCGCGCTCACCCGCGCCGCCGCCGCGTGGCAGTCGCTGCGCGGCGACAACTGGCGCGTGCACGAGGCGCCCGCCACCCACGCGGCGATCCTCGCCGCCGTGGCCGAAGCCGTCGACCTCGCCTCCTCCCCCGCCCCTGATGTTCAGCGCCCGGAGGACGCCCGCCCGATCGGCTGGATCGAGGACGACAACGGCTCCGTGGCCTTGGGCGCCGGGCTCAAGTTCGGCTTCTTCTCAGCCAAGGTGGCAAGCATCCTCGGCGCGGTGGGCGCGCCGGTGACTATCACTCCCTGGGCCTCGCTCCTCATCCACGGCCTCGACTCAGGCGACGCCGACGCCGTGGTCAAGGTGCTCGCGCCGCAGGGCCTCATCTTCGACGCCAACTCCCCGTGGCTGCGGGTGACCGCCTGCACCGGTCTGCCCGGTTGCGCCAAGTCGCTCTCGCACACCCAGGAGGACGCAACCCAGCTGGTCCTCGGGGGGAACGTTCCCGATGGTCTAGTACACTTTTCTGGGTGCGACCGCCGCTGCGGCCACCCACTTGCCCACCACACGGAGTATGTCGCCACCGGCGACGGGGAATACGAGGTCAACGCTCGATGAGCTTCGATTACATCACAGACGGGAACGAGATTTATCGGCGTTCCTTCGCCATGATCCGGGAGGAATCGAACCTTTCGGCTTTCGACGCCGACCAGGCGCAGGTCGCGGTCCGAATGATTCACGCCGCGGGCCAGACGGATCTGGCCCAGGACATCGAGATGTCCGCGGGCGCGGTAACGGCCGCGCGCGAGGCACTGCGACGCGGCGCCCCAATCCTCTGTGACGTAAACATGGTTGCCTCCGGGGTGACCCGCACGCGCCTGCCCAAGGACAACGAGGTCGTGTGCCTGCTCAAGGACCCGCGCGTGCCGGAGCTGGCGAAGAAGCTGGGCACCACCCGCACCGCCGCCGCGGTGGAGCTGTGGGAGGATCGTTTGGACGGTGCGGTCGTGGCCATCGGCAACGCGCCGACCGCGCTGTTCCACCTGCTCAACTGGCTGGAGGAGGATCCCACCCGCCCGCGCCCGGCGGTCATCCTGGGCATCCCCGTCGGCTTCGTCGGTGCTGCGGAATCCAAGCAGGCCTGCGCCGACGTCGCCGAGAAGCTCGGCACCGAGTTCATCACCGTCCACGGGCGCAGGGGCGGATCCGCGATCACCTGCGCCGCCATCAACGCACTCGCCACCGAGAAGGAGATCCTGTGAGCACGACCACGCCGGAAAAGGGAACGCTGATCGGCGTGGGCGTGGGGCCGGGCGATCCCGAGCTGCTCACGCTCAAGGCGGTCGCGGCGATCCACTCCGCCGATGTCATCGCTTACCACGCACGGCCGAACGGCTCGTCTACGGCGCGTTCGATCGCCGAGGGGCACTTCCGTGAGGACCAGCAGTTGGAGCTGCTCGAGTACCCGGTGACCACGGGCATCACGGAGCACCCCGGCGGCTACGCCGGGGCGATGGCGGACTTCTACACCGAGGCCGCGGCGCGCCTGCGTGCTCACCTCGACGCCGGGCGCGCGGTCGCCGTGCTCGCCTTGGGTGACCCCATGCTGTACAGCTCCTTCCAGCACCTCCACCGGATGCTCGCCGACGACTACCCCACCCAGGTCATCCCCGGCATCCCGTCGGTCACCGCCGCGGCCGACCTCATCGAGCAGCCGCTCGCCGAGGAGACGGAGATCCTGAGCATCATCCCGGGGACCCTGTCCAAGAACGAGCTGGTCGCGGCGCTGGGCGTCTGCGACAGCGCAGTGGTAATGAAGCTCGGCCGCAACTTCGACAAGGTCAAGGAGGCCATGATCGAGGCCGGCGTCGCCCGCCGCGCCTACGTGGCCATTCGAGTCGGCATGAGCGACCAACGTCAGCTTCCGCTTCTCGACGCCGAAGGCAGCGAGCTCCCGTACTTCTCCGTGGCCGTGGTGCCGTCCAAGACCGCCTCCTCGGCCGCCAACGCCCAAGAGGAATCCGAGGGCACTGGCGGTGAGGTGGTCGTGGTGGGCCTGGGCCCGGGCAGCGACCGGTGGACCACGCCCGAGGCGACGCTGGTGCTTTCGCAGGCCACCGACATCGTCGGGTATTCCACCTACGTCAAGCGCGTGCCGGAGCGCCCCGGCCAGCGCCGCCACCTGAGCGACAACAAGGTGGAGGCCGAGCGCGCCGCGATGGCGCTGGACATGGCCAAGTGCGGCCGCCGGGTCGCCGTTGTCTCTTCCGGCGACCCCGGCGTGTTCGCCATGGCCGCCGCCGTCCTCGAGACCGCCGACGACGACCAGTGGCGCGACGTGCCGGTACGGGTGGTCCCCGGGATGACCGCGGCTCAGGCCGTGGCCTCCCGCGTGGGCGCCCCGCTGGGACACGACTTCGGCATGATCTCGCTGTCGGACCGCCTCAAGCCCTTTGAGGTGGTGGAAAAGCGCATCCGCGCGCTGGCCGGTGCCGACATGGCCTTTGCCGTGTACAACCCCGCCTCCAAAGAGCGTCGCTGGCAGGTGGCCAGGTTGAAGGAGATCGTCGCCGAGTATCAGGCACCGGCAACTCCCGTCATCGTGGCCCGTGCTGTAGGGTCTGAACAGGAAAGTGTAACGATTACGACACTTGAAGCGTTCGACCCAGATGTAGTCGACATGCGCACGATGGTGATCATGGGCGCCTCCACCACGAGGACCTATGTCTCCCCTGTTTTCGGCCCGCGGGTGTTTACCTCCCGCCGGTACGAATAGTCGTTGCGCCTGCCGACGCGCCTCGCGGGTCGCGCCCGCGTTTAGAAAAGTCCAGTTGAGGAGTATTCTTTTGACCCCATTGAAGCGTTCTTTCGTCGCCCTGGCCGCCACCGCGGCCCTGACCGCTGGCGCCGTTGCACCGGCCGAGGCCGCAACCGCTAAGGCGGACACCTCGAGCACGAGCAGCACCGGCACCAGCAGCCAGTCTGAGCTGTACAACATGAGCTCGGAGGTCGGTTCCTCCGACATCCAGAGCTGGTTCAACACTCAGGACAGCGGCACCAAGTCGCTTCTCGCGGCCCTGACCGGCATCGGCGCCGTCCTGCTCGCGCTTCCTCCGCTGCGCACGATCATCTACAACCTCTTCCACGTCTAAATCAGGCGGGCCGGGCGTCCCCGGCGCGCGTGGAAAAGACCCGCGGGCGGACCTAATTCCGCCCACGTCAAAAGGACCTTGGTCCCCCTTCTACAAGGGAGGCAAGGTCCTTTTTCGTCTGTGCGCAGGCTCGTACCGGGCGTCGCCATGCGGCTAGAGCGCGCGGATGATCTCCATCACCTCGGCGGCGGTGTGCGCCTCGTGGCTCACCGCCGGCAGCTTCGGGCGCTCCACCATCACCACGGGTATGCCCAGCTCGCGGGCGGCGTCGAGCTTCGCCTGCGTCATCTGGCCACCGGAGTTCTTGGTGACCACGCAGTCGATCTGGTTATCGCGCATGAGCTTCTTCTCGTCCTCCACCGTGAATGGACCGCGCGACTGGATGAGCCGGTGCCTGGCGGGCAGCGGCACCTGCGGCGGCTCGACCGTGCGGATGACGTAGAGGTTGTGTGGGTCGTGGGAGAAGGGCTCCAGCTGCTGGCGACCGATGGTCAAGAAGATGTGGTGGAAGTCGCGGGCGACGAGCTCCGCCGCCTCCTGCATGGAGTGCACCGGGAGCCACCTGTCGCGGGCCACCGGGGTCCACGCGGGCCGGTGCAGGGCGATGAGCGGGATGCCCGTGGCGCGCGTCGCCTCCGAGGCGGAGACGGAGATCCGCTCGGCGAACGGGTGGGTGGCGTCGATGACCACCTCGACCCCGTTCGCGATGAGCCACTGCACGAGCCCCGCCGGGCCGCCGAAGCCGCCGATGCGCACCTCGCCTACGGGCAGCTTGGGGTTGTCCACGCGCCCCGCCAGCGAGCTGGTGACGTGCCAGCCGTCGTCGACGAGCAGCTTGGCCACCTCGCGGGCCTCGCCGGTTCCTCCGAGGATCAGTGCGCGCATGGGATCGTCCGTCCGTGCTCGTCGCGGGGCCGGTCGTCGGAGTAAAGGAAGGAGTCCGGGAAGCCCTCGGCGCCTAAGACCTTGCCCACGATGATGACCGCGGTGCGGGTGATCCCGGCGGCGCGCACGGCGGGCGCGATGTCGGCCAGCCTACCGCGGACGATCTGCTCCTCGGGGCGGGAGGCGTAGGCGACCACGGCGACCGGGCAGTCCTCGCCGTAGTTGGGCAGGAGCTCGTCGACCACGCGGTCGATGTCGTGGGCGGCGAGGTGGATGACCAGCGTCGCGCCGCTCTTGCCGAGTGTGTCTAGGTCCTCGCCCTCGGGCATCTTGGAGGCCCTGCCCGACACCCGGGTGAGGATGACCGTCTGCCCCACCGTGGGCACCGTCAGCTCGTGGCCGAGCACCGCCGCGGCCGCGGAGAAGGAGGCCACGCCCGGCACGATCTCGTAGTCGATGCCGCGCTCGACAAGCCGGCGGGCCTGCTCCGCGACGGCCGAGTAGATGCTCGGGTCGCCGGAGTGCAGGCGAGCGACGTCCTTGCCGTCGGCGGTGGCCTGCACGATGACCTGGGTGATCTCGTCCAGCGGCATGCGCGCGGTGTTGATCACGGTCGCCCCCTCGGGGGTGATGGCGAGCACCTCGGGCGGCACGATGGATCCCGCGTACAGGCACACCTGGCAGGTGCGGATGAGCTTGTCCGCGCGCAGGGTGAGCAGGTCGGCGGCGCCCGGTCCGGCGCCGATGAAGTAGACGGTCATGTGCCTTCCTTTAGGTAGTACGATCGCTGGAAGTCAGGTGTCAACGCTTGACAGTGGCGAGGCGCGTTCGCTTGCCGACGCCTCGCGGTTCCTTATCTACAGTAGTCGGGTGGCCGTAGGCGTCGACAAGCAAGGGCAACTACCGCGGCTTCGTCACGGTCCACTGGGTGACCGGGAGCGCGGGCTTGAGCGCGTGGAAGCGACCGATCGCGTGCTCGGCGGAGATCTCGAAGCGGGCGAGCTGGCCGCCGTGGGTGCGCCACAGCTCCATGAGCATCTGCTCGCTTTCGAGGGTGACCGCGTTGGCGACGAGCCTTCCGCCGGGCTTGAGCCGCTCCCAGGCCTGATCGAACACGCCCTCGTGGGTGAGCCCGCCGCCGATGAAGATGACG
This is a stretch of genomic DNA from Corynebacterium vitaeruminis DSM 20294. It encodes these proteins:
- a CDS encoding cobalt-precorrin-6A reductase codes for the protein MRALILGGTGEAREVAKLLVDDGWHVTSSLAGRVDNPKLPVGEVRIGGFGGPAGLVQWLIANGVEVVIDATHPFAERISVSASEATRATGIPLIALHRPAWTPVARDRWLPVHSMQEAAELVARDFHHIFLTIGRQQLEPFSHDPHNLYVIRTVEPPQVPLPARHRLIQSRGPFTVEDEKKLMRDNQIDCVVTKNSGGQMTQAKLDAARELGIPVVMVERPKLPAVSHEAHTAAEVMEIIRAL
- the cobJ gene encoding precorrin-3B C(17)-methyltransferase: MSTTTPEKGTLIGVGVGPGDPELLTLKAVAAIHSADVIAYHARPNGSSTARSIAEGHFREDQQLELLEYPVTTGITEHPGGYAGAMADFYTEAAARLRAHLDAGRAVAVLALGDPMLYSSFQHLHRMLADDYPTQVIPGIPSVTAAADLIEQPLAEETEILSIIPGTLSKNELVAALGVCDSAVVMKLGRNFDKVKEAMIEAGVARRAYVAIRVGMSDQRQLPLLDAEGSELPYFSVAVVPSKTASSAANAQEESEGTGGEVVVVGLGPGSDRWTTPEATLVLSQATDIVGYSTYVKRVPERPGQRRHLSDNKVEAERAAMALDMAKCGRRVAVVSSGDPGVFAMAAAVLETADDDQWRDVPVRVVPGMTAAQAVASRVGAPLGHDFGMISLSDRLKPFEVVEKRIRALAGADMAFAVYNPASKERRWQVARLKEIVAEYQAPATPVIVARAVGSEQESVTITTLEAFDPDVVDMRTMVIMGASTTRTYVSPVFGPRVFTSRRYE
- a CDS encoding precorrin-3B synthase — translated: MSDSLFSTPIVDFSRDAAVLIEHPDRSRQDMCPGTLRLHKAEDGLIGRVRFPGGLVRPEQWNDIARLSTELGNGTVHVTTRGNMQFRGVEDSAAFAEFVEKAGFLPSREHDKLRNIIASPRATHLWGLIDDLDHSLLSSTDVIGLSGRTLFGFDAGQGDILSQHPDFGVFEEDGGFRLILGGALTDYVVTDRGLVGGALTRAAAAWQSLRGDNWRVHEAPATHAAILAAVAEAVDLASSPAPDVQRPEDARPIGWIEDDNGSVALGAGLKFGFFSAKVASILGAVGAPVTITPWASLLIHGLDSGDADAVVKVLAPQGLIFDANSPWLRVTACTGLPGCAKSLSHTQEDATQLVLGGNVPDGLVHFSGCDRRCGHPLAHHTEYVATGDGEYEVNAR
- a CDS encoding precorrin-8X methylmutase; translated protein: MSFDYITDGNEIYRRSFAMIREESNLSAFDADQAQVAVRMIHAAGQTDLAQDIEMSAGAVTAAREALRRGAPILCDVNMVASGVTRTRLPKDNEVVCLLKDPRVPELAKKLGTTRTAAAVELWEDRLDGAVVAIGNAPTALFHLLNWLEEDPTRPRPAVILGIPVGFVGAAESKQACADVAEKLGTEFITVHGRRGGSAITCAAINALATEKEIL
- the cobM gene encoding precorrin-4 C(11)-methyltransferase — translated: MTVYFIGAGPGAADLLTLRADKLIRTCQVCLYAGSIVPPEVLAITPEGATVINTARMPLDEITQVIVQATADGKDVARLHSGDPSIYSAVAEQARRLVERGIDYEIVPGVASFSAAAAVLGHELTVPTVGQTVILTRVSGRASKMPEGEDLDTLGKSGATLVIHLAAHDIDRVVDELLPNYGEDCPVAVVAYASRPEEQIVRGRLADIAPAVRAAGITRTAVIIVGKVLGAEGFPDSFLYSDDRPRDEHGRTIPCAH